The window GGACGCCTACGACGAGACGGACCTCTACGTCTCGGGCATCGACGCGGAGCTTGTGATCGGCGCCGAACCCTGGAAGCCCAACGGAGGCGAGGCCTGATGCCGCCGCGCAAGGCGAAGGCGGCCGCGGGCACGCCCGCCCGAAGCCCTCGGCGGGAGGCGGCCGAGAGCCGTCCGGCGACGCCGCGTCAGTTGAAGGCGGTCCGGGAGCTCCAGAAGATCGCCGAAGACGTGTACGGCCAGTTCTCCTCGGCCAAGGTCCCCGAGCTGTCGCTTGCGGTGCGAGCCAAGAGCAACATCGCCTTCCACGAGGCCCACGGCGTCTGGAAGTACGGCGACTCGGAGACGCTGCGCAGCGCCAAGACGGTCGACGGGGCCATGATGCTCCTCCGCACCATGTACATGGTCGACTTCATCAAGGAGATGATCGACCAGACGAAGTCGTCCACGCTTCGTGAGATGTACTACATCAGCGAGGGTTGGGACCTCGCGAAGTTCGGCGAGCAGTCCGAGAGCGACAAGCTTGCCGAGGACCTCGAGATCATCACGGGGGCCCTTCGCGAGGACTTCAAGCTTCGGCCGGAGGAGGACGGCGCGCGCGTCATCGGCAACCTCACGATCGAGGAGACGATCCGAAGCGGCCAGAAGCGCACGATCAACTGCCGGGACGACGTGGGCGACGCCGGCTACAACATTCCCTACAACGTCGAGGAGGAGAAGCTCAGGTTCAAGCAGATCGACGGCAAGCTCGTGGTGGCCGTCGAGACCGGCGGTATGTTCGACCGTCTCGTCGAGAACGGATTCGACGAGACGCACGAGGCGATCCTCGTGCACCTCAAGGGCCAGCCCGCCCGCAGCACGCGGCGCTTCATCAAGCGTCTCAACGAGGAGAGCAAGCTTCCTGTCGTGCTGTTCACCGACGGCGACCCGTGGTCCTTCCGTATCTACGCCTCGGTCGCCTACGGGGCGATCAAGACGGCGCACATCAGCGAGTTCCTGGCGACCCCATCGGCGCAGTACTTGGGCATCACGCCCTCGGACATCGTGAACTACGACCTGCCCACCGACAAGCTCTCGGAGCAGGACGTGAAGGCGCTGGAGGCCGAGCTCACCGACCCTCGCTTTGCCACCGACTTCTGGAGGGGCGAGATCAACCTGCAGCTCCAACTCAACAAGAAGTCCGAGCAGCAGGCTCTCGCGAAGTACGGTCTCGATTTCGTCACGGACCGCTACCTCCCCGAAAAATTGACGGAAATGGGCATCCTCAGTTGAATTTTCGCCGTTGCGTGGTCGTCCTGATACCTGTCCACCAAGCGGGCGTCCGACCCTGGCGCAACCGTTAAGCCGGCGCAGGGCCCACCTACAAGGCAGCGGGACGATCAACGAATCGGCCCACGCAGAAGGCCCGTCGGCGTTGCCGATGCGCGCCCTGCGCTGGCCGATTCTCAAGATCCATTTGGGGTGAGGGTCGGCTTGGAGCGGCGCGGCGAGCATCTGTTGGGCCTCGACTACAACCCGTCGCTTCCGCGTAGGCTTCTTGTCGCCTTGGAGCGCAAGGGCCGTCGCCTTGGCGTCGATCTCGACACGATGGAGCTTCTGGGGCAGGAAGAATCCGTTCTCCGGGCGTTCCTCGAGGAGGACTTGGACGCCGGCGAATTCCTCCGTCACCTGGATCGCGAGGCGCTTGCAACCGCGCGCTCGCTGCGGGGCGGCGGCATCACGATCGTCGAGCGCCGCGTGCTGGCCTAGCGCCCTAGTTCAGGCGGTTACGGACCGTCCACGCATGGTCCCCGCGGTACGCGCGCGCTTCGACCACGCCGTCGATGGACGCAAGACGAGCCGGGTCCGCGTGCGCGTCTGCCAAGGGGTCGAGCTGCACCGCGATCTGCTCGCCAAAGAGGATCGTCTCCGCCTGCACGTGCGGCAGGGAGGAGATTCGTTCGAAGACTTTCCGCTGCATGCCCGGCAGCGTGCTCACTAGCAGATAGGTCGACGTCATCCGTGCATCCCGAGCACACCCTTAGGCGCTATTTTGATTTATTTTTTTCTATAAAAAATGAACGTTTGTCCGCG of the Candidatus Thermoplasmatota archaeon genome contains:
- a CDS encoding DNA topoisomerase IV subunit A, whose product is MPPRKAKAAAGTPARSPRREAAESRPATPRQLKAVRELQKIAEDVYGQFSSAKVPELSLAVRAKSNIAFHEAHGVWKYGDSETLRSAKTVDGAMMLLRTMYMVDFIKEMIDQTKSSTLREMYYISEGWDLAKFGEQSESDKLAEDLEIITGALREDFKLRPEEDGARVIGNLTIEETIRSGQKRTINCRDDVGDAGYNIPYNVEEEKLRFKQIDGKLVVAVETGGMFDRLVENGFDETHEAILVHLKGQPARSTRRFIKRLNEESKLPVVLFTDGDPWSFRIYASVAYGAIKTAHISEFLATPSAQYLGITPSDIVNYDLPTDKLSEQDVKALEAELTDPRFATDFWRGEINLQLQLNKKSEQQALAKYGLDFVTDRYLPEKLTEMGILS